In a genomic window of Arachnia rubra:
- a CDS encoding extracellular solute-binding protein translates to MKIRITQYGWDDYWSKLTAGFIAEQTPDVFTNHLTKYAQFVDLQVLVPLDDLEATHDVDDSEYVGNLAELWKGRDGKRYGIPKDWDTIAYFYDQKATDAAGISREQLMNMDWNPVDGGSFEKIIAHLSVDANGIRGDEPGFDKKNVAVYGLASEGAGGENLGQTQWGAYTGSIGWNPLDKNPWGTHFNLDDPDFQKTIAWYFGLVEKGYMPSYEIFGKRSGSYQQVAQGKAVLGMNGSWMISTFASIPGIDLQIVPTPVGPRGHRASPFNGLADSVTKFADDKAAAGKWVAYLGSSECQMKVADAGVVLPARSEAMERSIQVREDAGFDVGPFALHVKDGTTQDPAVTVNAADVAALTSPGFEAVFIGQKDVTYLSELNHQVNRLLSLTSS, encoded by the coding sequence TTGAAGATCAGGATCACCCAGTACGGGTGGGACGACTACTGGAGCAAGCTGACCGCCGGGTTCATAGCCGAACAAACCCCCGACGTGTTCACCAACCACCTGACCAAATATGCCCAGTTCGTCGATCTGCAGGTTCTGGTACCGCTTGATGACCTTGAGGCCACCCATGATGTCGACGACTCCGAGTACGTCGGTAACCTAGCCGAACTCTGGAAGGGGCGAGACGGCAAACGCTACGGAATCCCGAAGGACTGGGACACTATCGCCTATTTCTACGACCAGAAGGCCACCGACGCAGCTGGGATCAGCCGGGAACAGCTGATGAACATGGACTGGAATCCCGTTGACGGGGGCAGTTTTGAGAAGATCATCGCTCACCTGAGCGTCGATGCCAATGGCATCCGGGGTGATGAACCGGGGTTCGACAAGAAGAACGTCGCGGTCTACGGGCTGGCCTCCGAGGGAGCTGGAGGTGAGAACCTCGGGCAGACTCAATGGGGTGCTTACACCGGCTCCATCGGGTGGAATCCCCTGGATAAGAACCCCTGGGGCACCCATTTCAACCTGGATGATCCCGATTTCCAGAAGACCATTGCCTGGTATTTCGGTCTCGTCGAAAAGGGATACATGCCTTCCTACGAGATCTTCGGGAAGCGTTCAGGTTCGTATCAGCAGGTCGCCCAGGGCAAAGCCGTGCTGGGCATGAATGGGTCTTGGATGATCTCCACCTTCGCCTCCATCCCCGGCATCGATCTGCAGATCGTCCCCACACCAGTCGGGCCCCGCGGACATCGCGCGAGTCCGTTCAACGGCCTTGCAGACTCGGTCACCAAGTTTGCCGACGACAAGGCAGCGGCGGGTAAGTGGGTGGCCTATCTGGGGTCCTCTGAATGCCAGATGAAGGTCGCCGACGCCGGGGTGGTGCTGCCGGCCCGTTCCGAAGCCATGGAACGCTCCATCCAGGTCCGTGAGGACGCAGGATTCGATGTTGGACCATTCGCCCTGCACGTCAAGGACGGCACCACCCAGGATCCCGCGGTGACCGTGAACGCCGCTGACGTGGCTGCCCTAACATCTCCAGGGTTCGAGGCGGTCTTCATCGGTCAGAAGGATGTAACCTACCTGAGCGAACTGAATCACCAAGTCAATAGGCTGTTGTCGCTAACATCATCGTGA
- a CDS encoding carbohydrate ABC transporter permease: protein MSANTITARQRMRMANAHHRLSWGRACAWVVMGIVMLITLFPLYWILRTALSSNSSLYSGAVTWLPTDWNTSSFARVFGIQAGEAALAEGGSGQSIDFWRYLGNSIIVATLVTFGQVFFSACAAYAFSRLKWKGRDLIYSLFLGGLMVPAIFTFLPNFVLIKQLGLIDTLLGISLPTMFMTPFAVFFLRQFFMNVPVELEEAALLDGSSKIGNFFRLILPMSAAPIATISLLTFITSWNDYFWPLMVSYSENSRVLTVGLGFFRSQTPNTGPDWSGLMAAALVAAVPMLLLFAFRAKRIVNSIGFSGIK, encoded by the coding sequence ATGTCCGCTAACACAATTACAGCTCGCCAGCGGATGCGGATGGCCAACGCCCACCACCGTCTCTCCTGGGGGAGAGCATGTGCCTGGGTTGTGATGGGGATCGTCATGCTGATCACCCTGTTCCCCCTCTACTGGATTCTGCGCACCGCCTTATCCTCCAATTCCTCCCTGTACAGCGGAGCCGTCACGTGGCTGCCAACCGATTGGAACACGAGCAGCTTTGCCCGGGTTTTCGGGATCCAGGCGGGCGAAGCGGCACTGGCGGAGGGAGGTTCCGGCCAGTCCATCGACTTCTGGCGCTATCTGGGCAACAGCATCATCGTCGCAACCCTGGTCACCTTTGGGCAGGTCTTCTTCTCCGCCTGCGCGGCCTATGCATTCTCACGGTTGAAGTGGAAAGGCCGCGATCTGATCTACAGCCTGTTCCTCGGTGGCCTGATGGTGCCGGCAATCTTCACGTTCCTGCCCAATTTCGTCCTGATCAAACAGCTTGGCCTGATCGACACTCTGCTCGGCATCTCGCTGCCCACTATGTTCATGACGCCCTTCGCGGTCTTCTTCCTGCGGCAGTTCTTCATGAATGTCCCCGTGGAATTGGAAGAGGCGGCCCTGCTCGACGGCTCCAGTAAGATCGGCAATTTCTTCCGCCTGATCCTGCCCATGTCAGCTGCCCCGATCGCAACGATCTCCTTGCTGACCTTCATCACATCCTGGAATGATTATTTCTGGCCGCTGATGGTGTCCTACTCCGAGAACTCACGTGTGCTCACAGTCGGTCTGGGATTTTTCCGGTCCCAGACCCCAAACACCGGGCCTGACTGGTCCGGTCTGATGGCAGCTGCTCTCGTGGCCGCGGTCCCGATGCTTCTGCTCTTTGCCTTCCGCGCCAAACGCATCGTCAACTCCATCGGTTTCAGCGGCATCAAATAA